A region of Gracilinanus agilis isolate LMUSP501 chromosome 3, AgileGrace, whole genome shotgun sequence DNA encodes the following proteins:
- the PHOSPHO2 gene encoding pyridoxal phosphate phosphatase PHOSPHO2 yields the protein MKTLLVMDFDHTIIDDNSDTWIVKCAPEKKLPQELIDSYQKGKWNEYMGRVFKYLGDKSVEEGEIKKTMIKMPFTEGMLELINFIGKNKDLYDCIIISDSNTAFIDWILKAANVDSVFDKVFTNPAAFSRDGFLILEGFHVHECDYCPKNLCKKKVLIEFIDKQSQKGVKYSQINYIGDGENDFCPITSLKKNDVAFARKGFTLYKMLSEPSQELVPVESSVVGWSSGIEILSYLQS from the coding sequence ATGAAAACTCTACTGGTTATGGACTTTGACCATACAATCATAGATGACAATAGTGACACCTGGATTGTGAAATGTGCTCCTGAGAAAAAGCTTCCCCAAGAACTAATAGATTCTTATCAAAAAGGAAAGTGGAATGAATATATGGGCAGAGTCTTTAAATATTTAGGCGATAAAAGTGTTGAGGaaggtgaaataaaaaaaactatgatAAAAATGCCTTTTACTGAAGGAATGTTAGAGCTTATAAACTTTATTGGAAAGAATAAAGATCTTTATGACTGCATAATCATCTCAGATTCAAACACAGCCTTCATAGATTGGATTTTAAAAGCTGCCAATGTTGACAGTGTGTTTGATAAAGTGTTTACAAACCCAGCAGCTTTCAGTAGAGATGGTTTTCTTATTTTGGAAGGATTTCATGTTCATGAATGTGATTATTGCCCAAAGAAtctctgcaaaaaaaaagttctgataGAATTTATAGATAAACAGTCACAAAAAGGAGTGAAATACAGCCAAATTAATTATATAGGTGATGGTGAGAATGATTTCTGTCCAATAACCTCTCTAAAGAAGAATGATGTTGCTTTTGCTCGAAAAGGATTTACtttatataaaatgctttctgaACCGTCTCAAGAACTTGTACCTGTGGAATCTTCTGTTGTAGGTTGGTCATCAGGCATTGAAATACTTTCATATTTGCAATCATAA